TGTAGGTTGAGTTATCGAAGTCTTCTTGTAGAGCTTTTGAAGAGAAGAGGTCGTTGTATTCTTGGACGGTTATGTTATCAAACTCGCCTTCATAAATTTGATTGAGCTTATCTTCAACAACTTCCATAAGCCGCTGTACTTTCCCATTCACTCGATAAACATCGCGAAAGCTATCTGGTTCTTGATCGTCTAGAACGGCTTGGTAAGCTTCAATGGCAAGATTGCGCGATGCTTCTGATATCACCGTTGCCATGAAATCGCGCTTGTCGAAATCCAGGCTTGAGTTGATTGCGTCAAACCAGTTCATAACCAACTGGTAGAATTGGTTATTAATCCCTAAGTTGTTTGCATCGTTCAGTTTAGGATCGAGGAGTGAATCGGCTAGCAGGTCAAGCACTTGGTTAATAGGTTGCTCTGTAGCTAATCCAAAAAGTTCGGTGATGGTTTCGATTTGTGCGCCGATTAAGTACTCATAAGCTTCTGGACTGAGAAAAGTCTTAAGATTAACAATGCCTTCATCCAAGGTGTCGTCCTGTATGAATGCTTCGATGTCGGCGTAGGTTCGATCTTGGATATCAAATGAACCATTGCTATCAAACTCAAACTCTAGGTTGGGGTCAAATATGCTAATCGTGGTAGGATCTGGATATTCTAACGGTTTTTGGGGATCATTCGGATCGGGATGATAACCCACCAGTTGGACATTGGAAGCGGGTTCAAGGTAGCGATACCACCGCTCTTGAATTAAGTCATTAGTCGTTTTGACGGGATCGGGAATGGTTGGATCAGCTAAAAGTCGCCGAGCCATACGCTCAACTAAGCTGGTAAGAGGAGTGACGGTTGTAATGTTGGGGTCTGCAACAGCCGTCAGAATTCCTTCATTGGGTACTTCCGCAGCAGAATTGAATCCCCCAATCATGGCTATCCGCCCCTCATTCAGGTCAATTTTGTCATTTTTGTTAACGTCAATCTGAGCAAATTCATCATCAGTAAGAAACAGATTACCTACACCATTCCGATCTGTAGTGGTTGTCGGTTCCCCAGGATCAGGAATTCCATTCAGGTTTGTATCTAAGAAAACTGTTCCATTTTGGACATAACCCTTCTGATAAACATAACTAAAATTCCTACTAGAAACTCTCAAGTGATCAACTATATTGTCGTAAGAGAGGGCTGAAAAATTAGGAGAATAAACACTAATAAGCAAAGACTTTCCTAGTCCGGTGGCATATACTTGTTGTATTTTTAATGAAATGATAGTCCCAAGATTTTGTCTAGTCACAACAAATCTGAAACCATTCCGAGATACTGCCTCAGTGTCAATTTCAAAGAGAAATAATATCTTTTGGTTGTCAGCGTCAACTACTTCGTAAAAAGAGTTTATATTATTGACACCAAATAGTTTCCCCAGATAGTCTTTTGTGTAATAAAATTCGTTTAGATATGCTTCTCCATTAAGTATTAATTCATCGCGTTTGAAGGCAATAACTGAGGAACCCAAATTAAGAAGCTGATCCGCTTTTTCATTCACACTCATCATTCCACGCAGGATGAGACTATCTAACAAACTTATACTGATGTTTCTATCCAAGTCGAGAAACTGCTGTACGCGTTCACCAACCGAAAGCTGTGTGTTACTCATTAGAATTACCTCATGTAAAAAGAAGATTAGGATTTTAACAAATGGCTAAAGGCTAATACTTGGAGTAGGTAGTTAGCACTTTTAACCCAAAAACTTTGATAGTGCAAGAGCAGTAAACACAAGAGAATTTTTTTATTCCTAGTCTGCATCTTGGGAGAATTTAGACATGAAAATTCCTGTGATTGAAGCAGAACCTGTATTTTTTCACCAAAACTTAACGTGGTTTTCTTCCAACTAATTCCCGCCACGTCAAACAAATCGTAATAGCTTCATTTTGATTCGTAGATCACATCATATTCAACTATCCCCTATTAGACAGATACATTCCTCCGTATTATCTCATAGCTTTTTTCAGAAATCAATGCCTTAGCCCGGATTTCTCACAAGCGAAAAAAATAATTGATAAAGAGTAAAACAAATGAAGTTTATTTGATACATAAGTAGCAAAGATGAAAAAAGGAAATTTTCTAAGTATATATTTGATGAATTTTGTTAAATATCAAGAGCTATTTAGGCAGAATATACTGATATAAATAATTGAGTATTAAAATTAGACATGATAAAAAAGAGTTAAAGAAAACTTTTATCTCTACTGTAAATTAAAGCTAAAAATGAGCGTAATAATCGTCCCAAAAGAATTAACCAGGATTTGGTAACAACTGCAAATAACGGTAAGCAGTAGCATAAATATGCTGATAGGGACAAGAACTATTAATTGCAATTAAAACTCGCCGGGTACTCACAGTAATCAAAGCTCCTAACTTCAACAACTTGGTGCGGATAGTCCCAACTTGAGCATTCTGTAATTCAGTTTTAACTAAACATTTATTTCGCAAAGCATTCATCAAAACATAAGCTATTGAAGAAAACCACAAACGTAGTTGATTACCAGCAAAAGTATGGGTACTGGTTCTATCACTAAATAATTCTAATTGTTGTTCCTTAAAGCGATTTTCCATCTCACCTCTAGGACAATATTTCTGGGTATAAACTTCACTTGGGGGCATCTTATTAGTAGGAATTGAGGTGACAAGAAAACGGATATTAGTTCCTTTTGCCCCATACTCAACTTTAGTCACTACACGACGACTACGACTCCAAGATTTATGGGTTTGATAGTCAATAGTTTTATACCAAGTTGAGTTCTCTATCAGATGTGATGCTAGTTCAGGAAGTTCAATATCTGGAACAAATAGAGTTTCTAAAAAGGAAACTACTGTGGATAGCTTTTGCTTAAACTCTTGCTTGGCTTTACTTTGAGTTAGAGTGGTCATCTTTATTAAACGACTGTTTTGCGGCATCCCAAATACATAATCTACTTTGATTTGTGACTCGCACCATTCCATAATATCTTCTCTAGAATAGGCGCTATCTCCACGTACTAAAATCTCTACATTATTCCATTTCTTACGTATTTGTCTAATTACTCTCTGTAATTCTGATAATGCTCCCTCTGCTGGATCTACATTGGAAGCCCTAAGTTTAGCTGCTAATAAATGTTTTTCACAGAAAATATAAAGTGGTGCATAGCAATATCCTCCATAATAAGTATTGAAAAATACTTGTTCTTGATTAGTAATAATAAGCGTGTAACCCTGGCAATAATAGGTGTTCGCCAATTAGATACTAGTGTGGCTTTAATTACTTATTTATTAGCAGAACTTGAATCCCTAAAAATCAATATAAAAAAACTCTATTTGGATAGGGGATTTTTTAATACTCCTGTAATCAGATGGTTACAGGCATTAGATATTCCCTTTCTTATGCCTGCTATCAAGACTGGAAAAAAAGGAGGAATCAAACAATTTCTCAAGGGTAAAAAAAGTTATAAAACTACCTATACTATTACAAGAGATAAAGATGATTTCGTCACATTTGATTTATGGATTGTCTGTAAATATAGAAAGGGAAAACGTAAAAAGCATGGAGTTCAATACTTTGTTTATGTTGCTTATAAGGTCAAAACAAATTTAAATTATATCTATCAAGATTATCGAAAAAGATTTGGCATTGAAACTAGTTATCGTCTGAAAAATATTTGTCGAATTAAGACGAATAACAAAAATCCAGTCTTGAGATTACTATTCGTTGGTATATCCTTTCTCCTAATTAATATTTGGGTAAATCTCCTTTGGCTCAAAATCAGTAAAAAGAGGAAAGGTAGTCGATTAATTTATCGAACACTTTTTGTACTCAAACAGATGTTAGCCTTTTTATCTCAAGCTATTGAACGTAAATATCAAGTGGTTGAAGGAATTTATCTTCCTTCAGGTTAGTATCTTTTTTTGTTAATTAGTAGTATATAAGTATTTCTGATATATATTGATGTCTACTGATTAGCATATTATGTATTTTCAAGTACCACACACTATAAAATACTTAGCGATCGCTCTTCCGGGAAAAACTTTTTGGTTTACTGATTGTTAGGATTTTATTAATGTTTTTGATAAATAGATATATGGGATATAATTACAATATTGCTTTAATTGACAATTATAATAATTATTTATCAATGCGAAACCTGACTCCTGCTTCAATTTTCTTCCTATTCCCTAGTTCAAAATCCTCAGATCCAGTATACCCCCAATGTTAATTAAACCTCAAATTAAAACTCCAGAGAAATTACTGTTTCTAGAAAAATTATGTTGGCAAAGAGAAAATATAGAAAATCTTACTCCTTTAGAAATGCTGAGAATATATGAACGCGGGTGGCATTACCGGGGAGTTTTAGGCGACTTGAGCCAAATAGAATCCTTATTTGTGCAACAATTAGCTCAATATTATCATTCATGGTTAGGAGCAAAAATGTTTGAAAGGGAATTTCATCAAAAAATTTTAATTGTTCTTAATCAATTAAAGGCTAATTTTTTATTAGAGTGTGGCGCGTATTTTGGCGGTGGGACTCTGGTTAGTTTAAATCATGGGGAATATAGATTAAGCAAGGATATAGATTTTCTCTGTTCCACTGGTACTGGCTACCGATTACTACGCCAAAAAATAGCTGAAAATCAATATAATGCCCTTTTTAACACTCAACATACTCTCAACCTACCCGGAGAAATTAAAGCTGACCAGTACGGAGTAAGATTTGCCATTGTAGTTGATGAAACTCTGATTAAATTTGAGATAATTATGGAAGGACGGATTGAATTGGGAGAAGCAGATTATCCCAGTTGGTCGCCTGTCCCATGCTTAAATCAAATTGATAGTTTTGCGGAAAAACTTTTAGCTAATTCTGACAGATGGAATGATTCCTCGGTAGAGTCGAGAGATTTAATTGATTTGGCTATGCAAAGGCTCAATTCTCCCATTCCTCAAGCAGCTATTGAGAAAGCAGAATCAGCTTATCCTGTAATTGAACCTTTAAAAAAAGCGATATCCTTTTTCCAGAATCACCCCAATTATCGAGACAAATGTTTTACGGCTTTGAGAATTGCCGAACCTAGTAAAATTATTGATGGTATTGATTTAATGGCGGCTGATTTTAATTTAAACAAGACACCTAGAACATTTAGCGAATCTCAACAAGACTGGGAATGACAATTAATCGCTTTTCTTCGCGGCAAACACAAACAAATCTACTCTTTTCTAAGAAAATTGTGTGACATAGGTGCTACAGTCATAATTCATTGAGGATTTTCCCACAAAGTTGAAGCCACAGAGATATCATATCTTTGTCCTGTTTCTGTAATTTGAAAGTCCAGAATAAAATATTTATTATCAGAGAAATGCTGATGTTTCCTAGCAATTAGTTCATCAATCATTTGTGTAATCGCCTGTTGAGTTTCTGTATCCTGATTTGATAACTGTTGTTCCAAGAAAGTATCAAGTGTTGTTTTTTGTTGAGATTCAGGCATCACCGCCGCATTCCAGGCTATCACAGCCAAACTAAATAATGATTTACGTCGTTTTGATGTGTGTACATTATCTAAGTACGGAGCAACGAACTGTTGGAGAATTTCTGACATTTTTGGAGCGCCCTTGGGTTCTATCGGTATATTTGCAGCCAATTCCCCAAATCCCCCCTCTACCATCTTCTTTCTAAGTGCTTCCAGGTTTTTCTGCTTATCTTGGGAACTCTGTTTTTGTTTCATCAAATCTTTAAAATCCTTGGACTTTCTCGCCATAGTGCCTCTCCTGTTTTGATTATTTCTGGGGTTCTATTCTAACAATTGTTCTAAATCACTCAACAATTTCTCTAGCTTTTTGGTTTTTTTAGCATCTTCCCACACCTGAGCATTCTTCAACCGTTTACCAATCTCGGAATATTTAGCATTCAATGTTTCTTTGGCTGTGATTTTCCCTGGGGTTAATTCCTTTACTAACTGCTTAATCTCACTTAAAGATAGATTTTCATTGATAACTTTATCCAGTAGTTCCCCACGTTCACCGTCATCTTTGAGTTTAGCGATCGCTCTGGCTTTGGTGTATTCTATTTTCCCCTGCCGCAATATTTCCAATACATCATCGGGTAAATTCAATAATGGTAAACGACTGGTCCGAAAACTTTCAGCACTGAATCTACCAACACCCGACAACACTGATTCCACAATTTCCAGTTGACGGAAAACGTTTTCCGTCAGGTCTAATCCCCGTTTTTTGGCGTTGGCTGCTTGATTGAGAATTGAGATAACTTCAGCAGAATTTACATCAAGTTCAATACTTAATAATTCTAGAATCCCCTCGGTTTCTTCAACTGGGTTTAAATCTTCCCGTTGCAGGTTTTCCAGTAAAGCGATTTGCAGGGTTTGGAGGTCAGATAATTCCTTGGTGATAATCGGTACTTCTGTTAACCCCGCTGCTTTGGCCGCCCGGAGTCGGCGTTCACCAGCGACTAACTCAAATTCACCATTAACAGCACGCACCAACAAAGGTTGTAAAATCCCGTGTTCTTTAACTGACTGCACCAGTTGATTGAGTTTCTCAGGGTCAAAATACCGTCGGGGTTGTTGAGCAGGTAAACGAATTTTATCAATATTAACGGTGGCAGTTGGTGATTCTGATTCCACATCCATACTCAACAAATCTTCCACACCACGCATTTTTGGGAGTTCTAAAGGTTTCTTGACCATTACAGTTTCTCCATCCCCAATGCTATCTTTTTCAGAACTGCGATCGCTGGATGTTTGGGGTCATACACAGCCAATGGTTGACTATTCATTACTGCATCCGCAAAGGCTGTGGCACGGGGTATCTTCGGATAAACTTTGGCTAGTGGTGATAACTGCTGTTCCAAAGCCTCCAAAATCACTTTGTCTTGGTTGGCATTCACATACAAGGTTGGCACAAATCCGGCGATCGCTAATTTCGGATTGATATGTTTCTTCACCTGTTTGATGCTATCCAATAATAACTCCGTTCCCTTGAATGCTTTGTAATGAGTCTGAACTGGGACTAAAACATGAGTAGCAGCACAGAGTCCGAGAATACTGAGGATACCTAAAGAGGGAGGACAATCAATCAAAATGAAATCGTAGTTATTTAAAATGGGTTCTAAAGCTTGTTTGAGTCGTA
The DNA window shown above is from Anabaena sp. WA102 and carries:
- a CDS encoding DUF4114 domain-containing protein encodes the protein MSNTQLSVGERVQQFLDLDRNISISLLDSLILRGMMSVNEKADQLLNLGSSVIAFKRDELILNGEAYLNEFYYTKDYLGKLFGVNNINSFYEVVDADNQKILFLFEIDTEAVSRNGFRFVVTRQNLGTIISLKIQQVYATGLGKSLLISVYSPNFSALSYDNIVDHLRVSSRNFSYVYQKGYVQNGTVFLDTNLNGIPDPGEPTTTTDRNGVGNLFLTDDEFAQIDVNKNDKIDLNEGRIAMIGGFNSAAEVPNEGILTAVADPNITTVTPLTSLVERMARRLLADPTIPDPVKTTNDLIQERWYRYLEPASNVQLVGYHPDPNDPQKPLEYPDPTTISIFDPNLEFEFDSNGSFDIQDRTYADIEAFIQDDTLDEGIVNLKTFLSPEAYEYLIGAQIETITELFGLATEQPINQVLDLLADSLLDPKLNDANNLGINNQFYQLVMNWFDAINSSLDFDKRDFMATVISEASRNLAIEAYQAVLDDQEPDSFRDVYRVNGKVQRLMEVVEDKLNQIYEGEFDNITVQEYNDLFSSKALQEDFDNSTYTADNIFPVDTKSFTLSIPEDGEYVLQVSDFPFIKGDTDDTLKSVIVSPLEVFIGASKGSLKLEGQEITEETEIAVEDIHAGLLTYTAAKGSLSTNFFDFRVTDGKFYSEQSQRAILDIEMKPFSLTQTSTDFTNHFLQFNGNAKAAKLEVTLTDKQLQPFRVHEIGVFTVDDEQGRVEGLMPGDAGYIQAALKKAQVVFSILPDSFVTNPTRTLSKLGNQRLGFYLVQNGTTDEVLNNPNAANKVLLGSPTPGQPPNSFSLQNVGENLFQLEFKTQGDQSSLLKLSLKPTEIEESIGITLQGQHERELVNLYNFIGQSVQAVFPVVASEAAFANTVGFYRVENPQGAVLDPLTGMLVKPGDVNYTQVALRSSQNYGIHFASQAVGTSGTWEGGYLYAPFIIANGTMEQALSNQDSAPLAYFAYIGANSDKVDHIRLLGNNTWGFEDLHGGGDFDFNDIVIQAKFNPVGS
- a CDS encoding nucleotidyl transferase AbiEii/AbiGii toxin family protein, which encodes MLIKPQIKTPEKLLFLEKLCWQRENIENLTPLEMLRIYERGWHYRGVLGDLSQIESLFVQQLAQYYHSWLGAKMFEREFHQKILIVLNQLKANFLLECGAYFGGGTLVSLNHGEYRLSKDIDFLCSTGTGYRLLRQKIAENQYNALFNTQHTLNLPGEIKADQYGVRFAIVVDETLIKFEIIMEGRIELGEADYPSWSPVPCLNQIDSFAEKLLANSDRWNDSSVESRDLIDLAMQRLNSPIPQAAIEKAESAYPVIEPLKKAISFFQNHPNYRDKCFTALRIAEPSKIIDGIDLMAADFNLNKTPRTFSESQQDWE
- a CDS encoding ParB/RepB/Spo0J family partition protein, translated to MVKKPLELPKMRGVEDLLSMDVESESPTATVNIDKIRLPAQQPRRYFDPEKLNQLVQSVKEHGILQPLLVRAVNGEFELVAGERRLRAAKAAGLTEVPIITKELSDLQTLQIALLENLQREDLNPVEETEGILELLSIELDVNSAEVISILNQAANAKKRGLDLTENVFRQLEIVESVLSGVGRFSAESFRTSRLPLLNLPDDVLEILRQGKIEYTKARAIAKLKDDGERGELLDKVINENLSLSEIKQLVKELTPGKITAKETLNAKYSEIGKRLKNAQVWEDAKKTKKLEKLLSDLEQLLE
- a CDS encoding ParA family protein, producing MTKIIAIFNQAGGVMKTSLTMNLGYHLSLKHKVLLVDTDPQASLTTFMGLEPHELEEIVADSLLTPETKLPIHHNLHGMDLAPANITLSAVELQLSAVMARELRLKQALEPILNNYDFILIDCPPSLGILSILGLCAATHVLVPVQTHYKAFKGTELLLDSIKQVKKHINPKLAIAGFVPTLYVNANQDKVILEALEQQLSPLAKVYPKIPRATAFADAVMNSQPLAVYDPKHPAIAVLKKIALGMEKL